One Rhizoctonia solani chromosome 1, complete sequence DNA window includes the following coding sequences:
- a CDS encoding kinase domain protein produces MNEQSINDYDIVSSENKRSGAEERWVSFQPFLLSKGYRLRPRYHPDWVPSWKATGLRADYCEDSIDCMPLRVLDAIRVADESQVMIKVLVPKKGEGENELPIVQLFSSASLKDDPANHVVPCLETFPIPGDEPGHFIVMPLLGQYDEIRFERIQEIHDLLKQLFEASSRIIF; encoded by the exons ATGAACGAACAGAGTATCAACGACTACGACATTGTATCAAGTGAAAATAAGCGGTCTGGAGCAGAAGAAAGATGGGTATCATTCCAACCATTCCTGCTTTCCAAAGGTTACCGACTACGCCCTCGGTATCATCCGGATTGGGTTCCGTCGTGGAAGGCTACTGGTCTGCGAGCAGACTACTGCGAGGATAGTATAGATTGTATG CCGTTGCGTGTTCTAGATGCGATACGAGTCGCTGATGAGAGCCAAGTTATGATAAAAGTGTTGGTCCCGAAAAAGGGAGAAGGGGAAAATGAGTTACCCATAGTGCAACTTTTCTCGAGTGCTTCGCTCAAAGACGACCCTGCGAATCATGTCGTCCCCTGTCTGGAGACCTTTCCCATCCCAGGCGATGAGCCGGGCCACTTCATAGTAATGCCTCTGCTTGGTCAATACGACGAGATACGATTTGAACGAATCCAAGAGATTCATGACTTGCTGAAGCAATTGTTTGAGGCAAGCAGTAGAATAATTTTCTAG
- a CDS encoding Retrotransposable element Tf2 protein, with product MSPLFTILIKPEKKAEPLEVLIDSGATSSFLHPRTAELLRLPLIDLPTPRTVTMLDGSSPQAGKIWKKAVLTFSLDGKKMTETFLICNTGSHAAILGLKWLDAHNPEIDWNMRTLTFPHATPEHVSIAEEEEADENPLEGVPSEYHQYAKVFGEEEFNKLPPHRHYNIGIELTEEGPLNSPLYSMTDAESATLKDWLRDELKAGKIRPSKSSISSPVMFVPKKDGSRCLVVDYRRLNNCTKKNVYPLPRPDDLMAQLRGAKIFTKLDLQWGYNNVRVKEGDEWKTAFRTKYGLYESLVMTFGLTNAPAAFQHFMNELFKDLLDVCVIIYLDDILIYSKDDASHTEHVHEVLKRLMDNQLFCKASKCTFHVTSVEYLGIIVSDKGFSLDKLKIQAVQEWPVPTKVKEVQSFLGFANFLCRFVANFSHMARPLHNLVKKDTPWRWDTKEQEAFQELKDAITNAPVLCHADPTKPYFLETDASGAALGSILSQRQEDGRLHPLGFLSESFKGAEQNYDTHDKELLAIIRSFEYWRIFLEGTLHPVTVFTDHRNLEYWKESRTFNRRHARWHLLLAGYNFQIVYCPGKQSGKPDALSRQSDHADVPPAAQTMLPDPIFANVALVLPEKELQQRIESSLDQDESLEEILQFLQNESRAPPSIKQAFKDYQMEAGLLFYQGRIVVPDVGTLHTDLLQIFHDSPSAGHPGRQRTLELISRNYYWPGIRADTYWHVDSCETCQRIRKPKYASIPPQPLELPVRPWQHISYDMIVDLPKDGAYDSILVIVDSFTKYVILVECSKKLKAPELAELFLRHVWKKYGMPEKTISDRRRVFNNKFLKALYQRLGIDPHFSSAYHPQSNGQTERVNPSIEHFLRAYSGTNQRDWVKWLPMAEFAYNNAVHSATGKSPFKALHGWEPTLTPSNIPTDVPEANELAEAMEAQWREVKSALRQSKQQMVAGEHGSPTEFEVGEEVWLDAKNVKLKTLSPKLTEQRLGPFKVMEKISNRAYRLELPPTMRIHNVFYVGLLSKVRRDDKRAFENRPPPVTVDGEEEYEVEGITDAEERNGKWFFRVKWKGYGPEENTWEPRENLKNAGKILKRYEEDMRKKALGAAKALKGGAVL from the coding sequence ATGTCACCCCTGTTCACCATTTtgatcaaaccagagaaaaaagcggaacccctagaagtcctgatagattcaggtgccacctcatccttcctccacccccgtaccgcggaactactccgcctcccactcattgaTCTCCCTACACCCCGTACCgtcactatgctcgatgggtcgagcccccaggcaggcaaaatctggaagaaggcagttcTGACCTTCTCCTTagatggcaagaaaatgacagagaccttccttatatgTAACACCGGGTCCCATGCTGCTATcttaggattgaaatggttggacgcccacaacccggaAATCGATTGGAACATGCGTACCCTTACCTTCCCCCATGCAACCCCTGAACATGTGTCCATtgctgaggaagaggaagcagatGAGAACCCCCtcgaaggagtaccctccgagtaccatcaatacgccaaggtatttggggaggaagaattcaacaagctcccTCCACACCGACACTACAACATTGGAATAGAACtcacggaagaaggcccccttaactcccccctttacagtatgacagacgCCGAGTCCgctacactcaaggactggctcagggatgagttgaaagctgggaagatccgccctagcaagtcttccatcagttcccccgtgatgtttgttccaaagaAAGATGGTTCCCGttgcttggttgttgactaccgtcGCCTTAACAATTGCACCAAGAAAAATGTTTATCCACTTCCCCGTCCggatgatctcatggcccagctccgtggcgccaaaatcttcaccaaactagatTTACAATGGGGGTACAACAACGTGCGAGTTAAAGAAGGTGATGAGTGGAAGACTGCATTCcgaaccaagtacggcctctacGAATCCCTGGTGATGACTTTTGGTttgacaaacgcccccgccgcctttcagcacttcatgaacgagtTGTTTAAAGAcctactggatgtatgcgtcatcatatacctcgatgacatcctaatttattctaaggatgacgcatctcaCACGGAgcatgttcatgaggtcctaaAACGGTTAATGGATaatcaactgttctgcaaggcatccaagtgtacattccacgttacctctgtggaatacctgggaatcatcGTCTCcgataagggttttagtctggataagctcaaaatccaggcggtacaggaatggccggtacccactaaagtcaaggaagtccaatcGTTCTTAGGGTTCGCCAATTTCCTTTGCCGATTCGtcgccaacttcagccacatggctaggccattacacaacctagtcaagaaggatacacCTTGGAGATGGGACacaaaggaacaggaagcattccaagaacTAAAGGATGccattaccaacgcccctgtaCTTTGTCACGCCGACCCCACCAAGCCCTACTTCCTAGAAACGGATGCTTCTGGTGCAGCCTTAGGTTCCATTCTTAGCCAAcgacaggaagacggccgttTACACCCACTAGGGTTCCTATCTGAGTCCTTCAAAGGTGCCGAAcagaattatgacacccacgacaaggaactcctggctaTCATCCGGTCGtttgaatattggcgcatcttcttggaagggaCCCTGCACCCCGTAACCGTCTTCACTGACCAtcggaacttggaatactggaaggagtctagAACCTTCAATCGCCGCCATGCACGATGgcacctcctcctggctggatacaacttccaaattgtgtatTGCCCGGGCAAACAGTCCGGCAAACCAGACGCCTTATCCCGGCAATCAGACCACGCCGATGTCCCACCTGCcgcccagaccatgctcccagaccctATCTTTGCCAACGTCGCACTAGTCCTACCAGAAAAGGAGTTACAACAGCGTATAGAGTCAAGCCTGGATCAAGACGAGTCCCTTGAAGAAATCCTACAGTTCCTGCAGAATGAATCCAGAGCACCTccatccatcaaacaagCATTCAAGGACTATCAGATGGAAGCAGGGTTACTTTTCTACCAAGGGCGgattgtggtccctgacgttggGACCCTACATACGGATTTACTCCAAATCTTCCACGACAGCCCATCGGCAGGGCACCCAGGCAGGCAACGGACCCTGGAGCTAATCTCACGcaattactattggccaggcaTACGCGcggacacatactggcacgtagACTCCTGCGAAACCTGTCAAAGGATTAGGAAACCCAAATACGCGTCAATCCCACCACAGCCGCTAGAACTCCCAGTACGCCCATGGCAACACATTTcctatgatatgattgttGATCTGCCAAAGGACGGGGCCTACGACTCCATActagttattgtggacagcttcaccaagtacgtCATATTGgtagaatgttccaagaaactAAAAGCCCCCGAACTGGCGGAACTGTTCTTACGACACGTCTGGAAAAAGTACGGAATGCCAGAGAAAACAATCTCAGACCGCAGAAGAGTGTTCAATAACAAGTTTTTGAAAGCATTGTACCAACGACTGGGCATAGACCCGCACTTCTCCTCCGCttaccacccccagagcaatgGGCAGACAGAACGGGTGAACCCCTCCATAGAACACTTCCTAAGAGCATACTCCGGTACCAATCAAagggactgggtcaaatggttaccaatggcagaattcgcctacaacaacgcagtgCATAGTGCCACAGGGAAGTCACCTTTCAAAGCGCTCCacggatgggaaccaacCTTAACCCCTTCCAACATTCCTACGGACGTGCCAGAGGCCAATGAACTGGCGGAAGccatggaagcacaatggagaGAAGTCAAATCCGCCCTCCGGCAGTCTAAACAACAAATGGTAGCCGGAGAACACGGAAGCCCAACAGAGTTTGAGGTCGGAGAAGAAGTATGGCTTGATGCAAAGAACGTTAAACTCAAAACCTTAAGCCccaagctaacggaacaacgcttaggACCATTCAAAGTCAtggaaaaaatctccaaccgcGCTTACAGGCTAGAACTCCCACCAACCATGCGCATCCATAACGTATTTTACGTAGGGTTATTGTCTAAGGTCAGAAGGGACGACAAACGGGCCTTCGAGAACCGtccaccaccagtcaccgtggatggggaagaagaatatgaggttGAAGGAATAACGGATGCGGAGGAACGcaacggaaaatggttcttccgggtcaaatggaagggctatggccCCGAGgagaacacatgggaacctcgagaaaacctaaaaaatgcagggaaaattttgaaaagATACGAGGAAgacatgagaaagaaggcccttggcgctgccaaggcccttaaggggggggcagtgttgtag
- a CDS encoding Retrotransposon gag protein: MATRSRPPSRARSPVDQGELGPFLPPASPELGKVSLERVIRLLWGLQSQVDRIKRTLLEQTEDGLAQLQSARGPHTPEEQKPPAVKETPRAAPKAKPIGKAQPFLGAPAPIISTGAPGATPSPFSIPTLPSPVTDPALPPAPSTVKVDHPDAFKGKIGLEAKQWLTRMLAWVRLNQRQFPLDMEVLSFLLMNMTEAAGAWAHPHLDQLGSHRALIQTVDEFKTEFLAAFGDPDATRAAERKITSLTQTGTCAEYITKFRTLQMELNWNNAALRGQFARGLHWEVQKQIATRERQPRTLRELQDAALIIDNALREEQASHPQQGNKPGKTSSTPNWGASTGQQAAKTGPLSSNPNYVLEEERNRRRAEGLCVKCGKPGHKFAECRTGWKATPKEDKGKAKEAAKIGKDSEYQLGKE; this comes from the exons atggcaacccgctcccggccgcCCTCTCGAGCCCGCTCCCCTGTCGATCagggagagttgggacccttccttccgccagcctcccctgagctcggCAAAGTCTCACTTGagcgggtcatccgcctTCTCTGGgggctccaatcccaagtcgACCGCATCAAGCggaccctcttggaacaaaCTGAA gatgggcttgcccagctcCAATCCGCCCGGGGTCCCCataccccagaagaacaaaaaccccccgcggtcaaggaaactcccagggccgcgcccaaagccaagcctattggcaaggctcaaccattcctcggggccccagcccccatcatctccacaggggccccAGGCGCGACCCCCTCTCCCTTTTCAATCCCTACCCTTCCTT CGCCTGTCACTGACCCGGCGCTacctccagccccctccactgtgaaagtggaccacccagatgccttcaaaggcaaaattggcttggaggccaaacagTGGCTGACCCgaatgttggcctgggtacGTCTCAACCAGAGGCAGTTCCCCTTGGACATGGAGGTCCTGAGCTTCCTGTTGATGAACATGACAGAAGcagctggggcctgggcccatccccacctgGACCAATTAGGGTCCCACCGCGCACTCATTCAAACCGTGGATGAGTTCAAAACCGAGTTCCTGGCCGCCTTTGGCGACCCCGACGCTACCAGAGCAGCGGAGCGGAAGATTACTTCCCTCACACAAACCGGCACTTGTGCCGAATATATTACTAAGTTCcgcacgctgcaaatggaactcAATTGGAACAATGCCGCACTCCGCGGTCAGTTTGCGCGAGgactccactgggaggtccaaaAACAAATTGCCACAAGGGAAAGGCAACCCCGTACCCTGAGGGAGCTGCAAGATGCTgccctcatcattgacaacgccctccgcgaGGAGcaagccagccacccgcaacaGGGTAATAAGCCTGGTAAGACTTCTTCCACCCCCAATTggggggcgagtaccggccaacaggccgcCAAAACCGGTCCCCTTTCCTCCAACCCCAATTACgttttggaggaagaacgcaaccgccgccgcgcagaaggtctctgtgtcaaatgcggcaaaccAGGACACAAGTTTGCCGAATGTCGGACCggatggaaggctaccccaaaggaggataaggggaaggccaaggaagccgccaaaattggcaaagactctgagtaccaattgggaaaagagtaa